Proteins encoded together in one Terriglobus saanensis SP1PR4 window:
- a CDS encoding cytochrome c: MMSPKHILGCALGLGAVLLPLVAAVHAQTTPAQQPAAQVDQKPPAPPQKTAQVHSDGERIFAQNCSRCHTAPDGFPPRISGTVVRHMRVRAQLSQHDEEELLRFFNP, encoded by the coding sequence ATGATGAGCCCGAAACATATTCTTGGATGCGCACTCGGCCTCGGGGCCGTCCTTTTACCTCTCGTCGCCGCAGTTCATGCCCAGACTACACCGGCCCAGCAACCAGCAGCGCAGGTCGATCAAAAGCCGCCAGCTCCACCGCAGAAGACAGCACAGGTTCACAGCGACGGAGAGCGTATCTTTGCGCAGAACTGCTCTCGCTGCCATACCGCGCCCGACGGCTTCCCGCCTCGTATCTCCGGTACCGTTGTACGTCATATGCGTGTGCGAGCTCAACTTAGTCAGCACGATGAGGAAGAACTGCTTCGCTTCTTTAACCCGTAA
- a CDS encoding glycosyltransferase 87 family protein gives MNTDFPNYYMAARLVHEGYDTSRMYEWAWIEREKDHRAVDTRVIGLVSVTPFSTLAAWPLTGLTPLTAKHIWILLNLAFLIPIGWILRSITGLGSRRVALILFLSFPLHRNLLYGQFYVLLLLLISGACFCYLRRHRSLAGGLLAVAAVCKVFPLILFIFFLQRRDWRALIAGVTTGISAVVVSIAAFGLNAHRNWLQEQLPWIMRGDWLGAYASSASISGVLHRLFLSEPQWNPHPWHNSPLCYALLAPTLQMLALAPAILLIRRDDESKERVLLEWSALLTASLTISTIPASYTFVLMVFPVCVLAAILLRQRRYGWLAALVFAYLGIGFPVSAPSRPLGLVFLLYVPRLPLMMAVLFGTYALMWNRRRESGSTKDWSRYVWGVGLTATVILSARSTLRVQRAERQEYAYRVPLQAQGFLSSGPQSTADGIRYAAFTFTGYHLVMENQGKVSADSSIDAPYDDLSFTSGYGHVLVERASSSGSQIVDLNNPSEVVIEDAHEPMLSEDGQTLAFVRDNHGRGRLMVRRRLESSNTTEVALTPIQLNVYEASFLSEKEYAFSATEDGHLPQIYWTDAAHVNTPISLEASRYPALSPDGRWMAYSHLDHGVWNLWIRNRASGAIRRVADVPCNQIQPAWESDSQTLLYGTDCGRSVWFTAVARRKVIP, from the coding sequence TTGAATACCGATTTCCCAAACTACTATATGGCCGCGCGACTCGTGCACGAAGGGTATGACACTTCACGAATGTATGAATGGGCCTGGATCGAACGAGAGAAGGATCATCGTGCCGTCGATACTCGCGTGATCGGACTGGTATCGGTCACACCGTTCTCGACCCTGGCCGCATGGCCACTCACCGGACTTACACCGCTCACTGCGAAACATATTTGGATCCTTCTGAATCTTGCCTTCCTGATTCCAATCGGTTGGATATTACGGTCGATTACAGGTTTAGGTTCTCGACGAGTCGCTCTCATCCTGTTTCTCAGTTTTCCTTTGCATCGAAATTTGTTGTACGGTCAGTTTTATGTGCTTTTGTTGCTGCTGATCTCCGGAGCATGCTTCTGCTATCTACGTAGACATCGAAGTCTTGCCGGGGGACTCCTCGCAGTGGCCGCGGTCTGCAAGGTGTTTCCGCTAATCCTTTTTATATTCTTTCTGCAGCGCAGAGATTGGCGTGCGCTCATAGCTGGCGTGACTACTGGAATTTCTGCTGTTGTGGTCTCCATCGCAGCCTTTGGCCTTAATGCACATCGCAACTGGCTACAAGAACAATTGCCCTGGATAATGCGCGGAGATTGGCTCGGGGCCTACGCTTCGAGCGCCTCGATCTCCGGCGTCCTGCATCGCCTTTTTCTTTCGGAACCTCAGTGGAACCCACATCCCTGGCATAATTCGCCGCTCTGTTACGCGCTTTTAGCGCCCACTCTACAGATGCTGGCGCTCGCGCCTGCCATCCTGCTAATTCGCAGGGACGACGAAAGCAAAGAACGAGTTCTACTGGAGTGGTCGGCCCTGCTCACCGCATCTCTCACTATCTCCACGATCCCCGCTTCCTACACCTTCGTTCTCATGGTCTTTCCCGTGTGTGTGCTTGCAGCGATCTTACTTCGGCAGCGACGGTATGGCTGGCTAGCGGCGCTGGTCTTTGCTTATCTCGGCATCGGATTTCCAGTCTCTGCGCCGTCCAGACCATTGGGCCTTGTTTTCCTCCTGTATGTTCCGCGACTTCCTCTGATGATGGCGGTGCTCTTCGGAACGTATGCACTCATGTGGAATCGCAGGCGTGAGAGTGGCTCGACGAAGGACTGGAGCCGTTATGTGTGGGGTGTGGGTTTGACCGCAACCGTGATCCTGAGTGCACGATCAACACTTCGCGTACAACGTGCAGAGCGGCAGGAGTATGCCTATCGCGTGCCTCTGCAAGCGCAGGGCTTTCTCAGCTCCGGCCCACAATCCACGGCCGACGGAATTCGTTACGCAGCATTTACTTTCACTGGCTACCATTTGGTTATGGAGAACCAAGGCAAAGTCTCGGCCGATTCCAGTATCGATGCTCCCTATGATGACCTTTCCTTCACCAGCGGCTACGGGCATGTCCTAGTGGAGCGTGCATCAAGCTCTGGCTCACAGATCGTGGATCTCAACAATCCTTCGGAAGTTGTGATCGAGGACGCGCATGAACCAATGCTTTCAGAAGATGGCCAGACTCTGGCGTTTGTCCGCGATAACCACGGTCGTGGGCGTCTGATGGTGCGGAGAAGGCTTGAGTCTAGCAACACAACCGAAGTAGCACTTACACCAATTCAGCTGAATGTCTACGAAGCATCTTTTCTTTCCGAAAAGGAATATGCATTCTCCGCAACAGAAGATGGCCACTTGCCTCAGATCTATTGGACGGACGCTGCACACGTCAATACTCCGATTTCCTTGGAGGCTTCGCGCTATCCGGCACTCTCTCCCGATGGTCGGTGGATGGCTTACAGCCATCTCGACCATGGCGTCTGGAATCTTTGGATTCGGAATCGGGCAAGCGGAGCAATACGCAGAGTCGCCGATGTTCCGTGCAATCAGATTCAGCCTGCCTGGGAAAGTGACTCGCAAACGCTGCTTTATGGTACGGACTGTGGCAGAAGCGTCTGGTTTACAGCCGTCGCGCGGCGAAAAGTGATTCCATAA
- the ribB gene encoding 3,4-dihydroxy-2-butanone-4-phosphate synthase: MPTPFVTVPEALEEFARGRMIVVVDDEDRENEGDLTLAAEFVTPEAINFMATFGRGLICLTLTEDWADHMRLGPMAQENTSRFGTAFTQSIEAREGVTTGISAHDRAHTIRVAIDPDSTAQDLARPGHIFPLRARKGGVLVRAGQTEASVDLAKMAGLNPAGVICEIMKSDGTMARVPDLIAFCNEHGLKMLTVAELIRHRRQHERYVRRTSEERLPTAFADFRMIRFESEIDSRESHAALVLGDVADSQPVLVRVHRQCLRGDVFNSTSCNCRRFVDQSLYAIAQEGRGALVYLDNLGQGCHTEEAADPAGVLHSEGYGSEGTLRHVGIGGQILSDLGIQKIRLLTNTPTHIPALAGFGLEIVEFVPLLLDTQLHLSACKPPEDPWFTTVEAHALMRQSIDLL; the protein is encoded by the coding sequence ATGCCAACGCCGTTTGTCACTGTTCCAGAAGCGCTCGAAGAGTTCGCTCGCGGGCGTATGATTGTCGTCGTGGATGACGAAGACCGCGAAAACGAAGGCGATCTGACGCTCGCCGCAGAGTTTGTAACTCCTGAGGCCATCAACTTCATGGCGACGTTTGGCAGAGGTCTTATCTGCTTGACTCTAACCGAAGATTGGGCCGACCACATGCGTCTTGGTCCAATGGCCCAGGAGAATACCTCTCGCTTTGGCACAGCATTTACCCAAAGCATTGAAGCAAGAGAGGGCGTTACGACAGGAATCTCTGCGCACGATCGCGCCCACACCATTCGTGTCGCCATTGATCCGGATTCAACGGCACAAGACCTCGCACGTCCTGGGCATATCTTTCCACTACGCGCCCGCAAGGGAGGCGTTCTGGTGCGCGCCGGACAGACGGAAGCTTCTGTAGATTTGGCTAAAATGGCGGGGCTCAATCCAGCGGGCGTCATCTGCGAGATCATGAAAAGCGATGGCACCATGGCACGCGTTCCGGACCTGATTGCATTTTGCAACGAGCACGGTCTCAAGATGCTCACCGTCGCAGAACTCATTCGCCATCGGCGACAACATGAACGCTATGTTCGAAGAACTTCTGAAGAGAGACTGCCCACAGCGTTTGCCGACTTCCGCATGATCCGTTTCGAAAGTGAAATCGACAGCAGAGAATCCCATGCGGCTCTTGTTTTGGGGGATGTCGCAGATTCTCAACCAGTACTTGTGCGCGTTCATCGGCAGTGCCTTCGGGGAGACGTCTTCAACTCGACATCCTGCAACTGCCGTCGTTTCGTCGATCAAAGCTTGTACGCTATCGCCCAAGAGGGCCGCGGCGCATTGGTCTACCTGGATAATCTGGGACAAGGATGTCACACGGAAGAAGCAGCGGATCCAGCGGGCGTATTGCACAGCGAGGGATACGGGAGCGAGGGGACACTGCGTCACGTCGGAATCGGCGGACAGATCTTGAGCGACCTCGGGATTCAGAAGATCAGGCTTCTGACAAATACACCGACCCACATCCCCGCGTTGGCAGGATTCGGCCTGGAAATTGTGGAATTCGTTCCCCTTTTGCTCGACACACAGTTACACCTGTCTGCCTGCAAACCACCAGAAGATCCCTGGTTCACTACTGTCGAAGCTCACGCGCTCATGCGCCAGAGTATCGACCTTCTGTAG
- a CDS encoding SLBB domain-containing protein produces MDDRTSSTTPGNTTSSNLDAPVAPLPADQIIQILQQNPDLTMEVKSQVADRMQQQGMQVEASNITDEMLYNQISTNASVRANITTYLRARGYVSQNGLQGTGAGSTQPGDMSIGDGQSTGTSNLDQSDAPPSPTANSGTNRSNNATKRERQDTNASTDAPKVVHRTTPYNLRSMRDLYTQIPEQSRPLKRFGSEVFTNRDLSSSMGQGVSSGDTPLDVSLGPDYVVGPGDTLKINMWGGVTQSTTRVVDREGQVLLPEAGSLQVAGLPLQRAEGLIEGALKRQYRNVQVSVTISRLRSVRVYVVGDVQRPGGYDISSLATPLSALYAAGGPTSVGSLRIVRHSRGQQKIEDIDLYDFLLHGVQKNSAHFESGDTLQVPPAGPQVAVSGAVKRPAIYELKPGESTLTSVIEDAGGVTAAASLSHITIERIDANRQRETVTLNGPSGQDLQANRAAIDQFAVKDGDRVYIAPILPYSERAIYLQGHVVRPGRLPFADGMRLSDVLRSYQDMLPEPAAHGEIIRLVPPDLHAETIAFDVPEVLIGNANVPLQPFDTVRVFGRYEIDVPKVTIHGEVLRPGTYPLSKGMTTAQLVRMAGGFKRDALLDSADLTSYGVEGGNRVAGQLATIRIGAAVAGTETNVDVPLKPGDILTIHQITGWNDIGQAVTIEGQIKFPGSYGFQEGEHLSSVLRRAGGLRDTAYAEGAVMIREQVRQLQEKSRQELIQQIQTNSAAARLGPALGSGDTGGTLQLIKAQQEQSLAQLKSHPSTGRMVIHISADIDSWANTPADIELRRGDVLTIPKRPGFVLVSGQVYNATALTYAPGKTAAWYLSHAGGTNGTANHKEIFIIRANGSVVGRHSSSGWFDAKVLSTKLNPGDVVVVPQKIIGSSLLWRNILTTAQIASSIAITGGIAAATL; encoded by the coding sequence GTGGACGATCGCACTTCCTCGACAACTCCCGGTAATACAACTTCAAGCAATTTGGATGCCCCCGTCGCACCTCTACCCGCTGACCAGATTATTCAGATTCTTCAGCAAAATCCCGATCTGACGATGGAGGTGAAGTCGCAGGTTGCCGATCGTATGCAGCAACAGGGTATGCAGGTCGAAGCAAGCAATATCACCGACGAAATGCTTTACAACCAGATTTCAACGAACGCCAGCGTGCGTGCCAATATCACAACCTACCTTCGTGCAAGAGGGTACGTCTCACAAAACGGTCTTCAGGGTACCGGCGCCGGGAGCACTCAACCTGGAGACATGAGCATAGGGGATGGCCAGAGTACGGGCACTTCAAATCTTGACCAAAGTGACGCCCCACCGTCACCCACTGCAAACTCCGGGACGAACCGCTCGAATAACGCGACAAAGCGGGAGCGCCAGGATACGAATGCGTCCACGGATGCCCCAAAGGTTGTTCATCGAACTACGCCTTATAATCTGCGCTCCATGCGTGATCTGTACACGCAGATCCCGGAACAATCTAGACCGCTCAAGCGGTTCGGCTCTGAGGTTTTCACAAATCGAGACCTTTCCTCTTCCATGGGCCAAGGGGTCTCGAGCGGAGACACCCCGCTTGATGTCTCTCTGGGGCCAGACTATGTCGTCGGTCCAGGCGACACGCTCAAGATCAATATGTGGGGTGGCGTGACCCAAAGCACCACGCGCGTGGTCGACCGGGAAGGTCAAGTTCTTCTGCCTGAAGCAGGTTCGCTCCAGGTGGCTGGGCTTCCACTTCAGCGAGCGGAGGGCCTGATTGAAGGTGCGCTCAAGCGGCAGTATCGCAATGTCCAGGTCTCCGTTACGATCTCTCGTCTGCGCTCAGTCCGTGTCTATGTTGTCGGAGATGTGCAGCGGCCCGGCGGCTACGATATCAGTTCGCTCGCGACTCCGCTGAGTGCGCTTTATGCGGCTGGCGGCCCAACCTCCGTCGGTTCGCTCCGCATCGTTCGGCACTCTCGTGGACAGCAAAAAATCGAAGATATCGATCTCTACGACTTCCTTCTCCATGGAGTCCAAAAGAACAGCGCCCATTTCGAAAGCGGAGATACTCTGCAGGTTCCTCCCGCGGGTCCGCAGGTTGCTGTCTCAGGCGCAGTCAAGCGACCTGCTATTTATGAACTCAAGCCTGGCGAGTCGACGCTTACTTCAGTCATTGAAGACGCAGGTGGCGTAACAGCGGCTGCCTCCCTCAGCCACATCACGATTGAGCGCATTGATGCCAATCGTCAGCGCGAGACCGTTACGCTAAACGGCCCCAGCGGGCAAGATCTCCAGGCCAATCGCGCCGCTATCGACCAATTCGCGGTCAAAGATGGAGATCGCGTTTATATCGCACCCATCCTCCCCTATAGCGAGCGCGCTATTTATCTGCAAGGGCATGTTGTGCGCCCTGGCCGTTTGCCTTTCGCTGATGGCATGAGGCTTAGCGATGTACTCCGCAGCTATCAGGACATGCTGCCAGAGCCCGCAGCCCATGGCGAGATCATTCGTCTCGTTCCTCCTGATCTTCATGCGGAAACAATTGCCTTCGATGTTCCTGAAGTCCTCATCGGGAACGCCAACGTGCCGCTTCAGCCCTTCGATACTGTCCGCGTCTTTGGACGGTACGAAATAGATGTGCCCAAGGTGACCATTCATGGTGAAGTGCTTAGGCCGGGAACGTATCCACTCTCGAAAGGCATGACTACCGCTCAGCTGGTGCGGATGGCTGGAGGATTCAAACGGGATGCTCTACTGGACAGCGCCGATCTTACCAGCTACGGCGTGGAAGGCGGCAATCGGGTCGCGGGTCAGCTCGCAACCATTCGGATCGGAGCTGCCGTTGCGGGTACGGAGACAAATGTAGACGTCCCGCTCAAGCCGGGCGACATTCTTACCATTCACCAGATCACAGGTTGGAATGATATCGGCCAGGCGGTAACGATCGAAGGCCAGATCAAATTTCCTGGAAGTTATGGCTTTCAGGAGGGAGAGCATCTAAGCTCTGTCCTCCGACGTGCTGGAGGTCTGCGCGATACCGCGTATGCCGAAGGCGCGGTCATGATCCGTGAGCAGGTCCGTCAACTCCAGGAGAAGAGTCGGCAGGAACTCATCCAGCAAATTCAAACCAACTCCGCGGCTGCACGTCTCGGGCCGGCGCTTGGGTCCGGAGACACCGGAGGAACCTTGCAGTTGATCAAAGCGCAGCAGGAGCAGTCTCTAGCACAGCTCAAAAGCCACCCCTCCACGGGCCGCATGGTAATCCATATTAGTGCGGACATCGACAGCTGGGCGAATACGCCGGCGGATATTGAGCTGCGGCGGGGCGACGTATTGACAATTCCGAAACGTCCCGGCTTCGTCCTTGTTTCGGGTCAGGTCTACAACGCCACTGCGCTCACCTATGCCCCTGGCAAAACGGCCGCCTGGTATCTGAGCCACGCGGGAGGAACCAATGGAACAGCTAATCACAAAGAGATTTTTATCATCCGCGCAAACGGTTCGGTTGTGGGTCGCCACTCTTCCAGTGGCTGGTTTGACGCGAAGGTGCTTTCAACCAAACTCAATCCTGGAGATGTCGTCGTCGTACCGCAAAAGATCATCGGCTCCTCGCTGCTGTGGCGAAATATCTTGACCACGGCTCAGATCGCCTCTTCTATCGCTATTACCGGCGGTATCGCAGCAGCAACCCTGTAG
- a CDS encoding capsule assembly Wzi family protein has product MGFMLIVTRQAAASSDLYDTPERDVANMASTYVPVESWVYPAFELLASKGYVQSAFFNLRPWTRLDCARLLEEAKELTADESVSHDTAATLRSLRQEFALELRRREGERNTEFRIESVDQRTTAIAGRPLTDGYHFAETLVNENGRPFGQGTNLYSGFSIRATAGPFAAYVRSEIQRVPAAPLPNAQAQQQIAIADFTPFGAAGPPSHFLRGRLLDANVSFAFANNQFTFGKQTLWWGPARSGSTLFSNNAEPITMLRYDRVQPIELPGFLKLLGPIRAQFLVGRLSGTQYVQAQDTVFGSSGAALKNQPWIHGEKFTFEPTPNFQFGVSRTVIFGGKGAPLTSSTFLKSVFSAGEGDEEKDPGDRRIAFDAQYRIPGLRTCLTGYVDAFTEDEPFPLNYPKRSVWISGFALRCVPRLPHVTLRAEGLIAPHRNEFPGYYYFNVHYLTGYTNNRQLIGSWIGREGYGEQLWATWQLSPRSSIEVSNRNMNASSEFLGGGSLRDLRVSADIALRPEWQLRLENQTEWWRFPMLSLQPQRNNEFTLQLSYRPMGKTK; this is encoded by the coding sequence ATGGGTTTCATGTTGATCGTGACTCGACAAGCCGCAGCATCTTCCGACCTTTACGATACGCCCGAACGGGATGTCGCCAACATGGCGTCAACGTATGTGCCGGTTGAGAGCTGGGTGTACCCAGCCTTCGAACTTCTCGCGTCCAAAGGCTACGTCCAGAGCGCGTTCTTCAATCTACGCCCTTGGACTCGACTCGACTGCGCCCGCCTTCTGGAAGAGGCCAAGGAGCTTACGGCAGATGAGTCAGTTAGCCACGATACAGCCGCTACCCTGCGGAGTCTGAGACAAGAGTTCGCGTTGGAACTACGACGGCGCGAAGGGGAGCGCAACACGGAGTTTCGGATTGAGTCCGTCGACCAGCGCACCACGGCGATCGCAGGGCGACCGCTGACAGACGGTTACCACTTCGCAGAAACTCTGGTGAACGAGAATGGACGCCCCTTCGGCCAGGGCACGAATCTCTACTCAGGTTTTTCGATACGAGCCACCGCTGGACCCTTTGCTGCATACGTCAGGAGCGAAATCCAGCGTGTTCCTGCTGCCCCTCTTCCCAACGCTCAGGCTCAACAGCAAATAGCTATCGCGGACTTCACGCCATTCGGGGCTGCAGGGCCGCCATCGCACTTTCTCCGCGGACGGTTACTGGACGCAAATGTCTCTTTTGCGTTCGCCAATAATCAGTTTACTTTCGGAAAGCAGACCCTTTGGTGGGGTCCTGCGAGGAGCGGTTCGACTCTTTTCAGTAATAATGCTGAGCCAATCACCATGCTTCGCTATGACCGCGTCCAGCCCATTGAGCTGCCGGGATTTCTAAAGCTGCTCGGTCCAATCCGCGCGCAGTTTCTCGTCGGACGCCTCTCCGGCACGCAGTATGTGCAAGCACAGGATACGGTTTTTGGAAGCTCGGGTGCCGCGCTCAAGAACCAGCCATGGATCCATGGCGAGAAGTTCACCTTTGAGCCAACACCGAATTTTCAGTTCGGCGTTTCGCGCACCGTGATCTTCGGCGGTAAGGGTGCCCCGCTCACTAGCTCGACCTTTCTGAAGAGTGTTTTTTCCGCTGGGGAAGGGGACGAAGAGAAGGATCCGGGCGATCGGCGCATCGCTTTCGATGCGCAGTATAGGATCCCCGGTCTCCGAACATGTCTTACAGGATATGTCGATGCCTTCACCGAAGATGAACCGTTTCCACTCAACTATCCAAAGCGGAGTGTATGGATCTCAGGCTTCGCTCTCCGATGTGTCCCACGATTGCCCCATGTAACCCTCCGCGCGGAAGGTCTGATTGCGCCTCATCGTAATGAGTTTCCCGGCTACTACTACTTCAACGTCCACTATCTAACCGGCTACACCAATAATCGCCAACTCATCGGCAGTTGGATCGGTCGGGAAGGTTACGGGGAGCAGCTATGGGCGACCTGGCAGCTTTCACCGCGCTCCTCCATCGAGGTAAGCAACCGCAATATGAATGCAAGCAGCGAATTCCTGGGTGGAGGATCACTTCGGGATCTGCGTGTCTCTGCCGATATCGCCCTTCGTCCCGAATGGCAGCTGCGTCTCGAAAACCAGACAGAGTGGTGGCGGTTCCCAATGCTGTCCCTACAGCCGCAGCGGAATAACGAATTCACACTCCAGCTTTCTTATAGACCGATGGGAAAAACAAAATGA
- a CDS encoding phytanoyl-CoA dioxygenase family protein, with amino-acid sequence MPRFPFGGGNDVKAFHELKAESLTADVLQNEVSSRGYALVRGLLPKEAVHSVLADVTRILSAAQWLVPEYSPLERVAERDAACGDPDPIFKRVYQEVFNLESFHALPHQPALRKVMKMLVGEELLVHPKPIGRLIFPRCERLVVHAHQDYEFMGGDPEFFTTWIPLHDCPVDVGPLRILEGSHRYGVQYHERENLHVPEIKAEDAVGDEWVGGNIHAGDVLIFHSLTVHAASPNVSGQMRLSLDCRFQDARRVLNPSNLVYAGESGKSWEKTYAGWQSDDLKYYWKRLPLNFRPSKAELEYLAETAESSSLRARYARMVGQLT; translated from the coding sequence GTGCCACGATTTCCGTTCGGCGGAGGTAACGACGTGAAAGCTTTTCACGAACTCAAAGCAGAAAGTCTCACAGCAGACGTGCTTCAGAATGAGGTCAGTTCCAGAGGGTATGCATTGGTCCGGGGGCTTTTGCCTAAGGAGGCTGTGCATTCCGTATTAGCAGACGTGACGCGGATTCTTTCCGCCGCTCAGTGGCTCGTGCCGGAGTACAGCCCTTTGGAGCGAGTAGCTGAGCGCGATGCCGCGTGCGGCGATCCGGACCCGATCTTCAAGCGTGTCTACCAGGAAGTATTCAACCTCGAATCCTTTCACGCACTGCCGCATCAACCCGCATTGCGGAAGGTGATGAAGATGCTTGTCGGCGAAGAGCTTCTGGTGCATCCGAAGCCGATTGGCCGGCTGATCTTTCCTCGTTGCGAACGTCTCGTAGTGCATGCCCATCAGGATTACGAGTTTATGGGAGGAGATCCCGAGTTTTTCACGACGTGGATTCCTCTTCATGATTGTCCAGTAGATGTAGGCCCTTTGAGGATTCTCGAAGGCTCCCACCGTTATGGTGTTCAGTATCACGAACGAGAAAATCTTCATGTCCCCGAAATCAAAGCGGAGGACGCGGTTGGCGATGAGTGGGTCGGCGGCAATATCCATGCGGGAGACGTACTGATCTTCCACAGTCTGACCGTACACGCGGCTTCGCCAAACGTGTCTGGGCAGATGCGTCTCTCGCTCGATTGCAGATTCCAGGATGCCCGGCGCGTCCTCAATCCTTCCAATCTCGTGTACGCAGGCGAATCCGGGAAGTCCTGGGAAAAGACCTATGCTGGTTGGCAATCCGACGATCTCAAGTACTACTGGAAGCGCCTGCCACTGAACTTTCGGCCCTCTAAAGCCGAATTGGAATATTTGGCGGAGACGGCCGAATCGTCATCGCTGCGCGCTCGGTATGCGCGCATGGTCGGCCAACTTACTTAG
- a CDS encoding aldolase, whose translation MELPLRGVFYPLGFAVEILTNDPEVLRAADESFGHVHENRGATTLQIRIGISEGANRACPPEPTRREYNHLYSLVADVENQALLDLKTCTSFAWLKKSTLKNRLYFRYNFLEKMVYLLLGASVVTDLHAACVGKEGKGILLCGDSGAGKSTLAYACARAGWTYTSDDTSYLINQSEAPRVIGHAHRVRFRPAARELFPELAAHAVTPRMEGKPSIEVPVSELPVLRSASEAKVYAIVYLNRYPSATGSLMSLPKGTAIQRMCNELFSAGDIRAQHEAILQQAFADVPTYEIEYSDSEQAIHQLDLLITRT comes from the coding sequence ATGGAGCTTCCCCTGCGGGGGGTCTTTTATCCACTCGGTTTTGCTGTCGAAATTCTCACGAACGATCCTGAAGTGCTTCGGGCCGCAGATGAAAGCTTCGGACACGTCCATGAAAATCGAGGAGCCACAACACTTCAGATACGCATCGGCATCAGCGAGGGAGCTAATCGCGCATGTCCGCCGGAGCCGACGCGCCGAGAGTATAACCACTTATATTCGCTAGTCGCCGATGTGGAAAATCAGGCACTCTTGGATCTTAAAACCTGTACCAGCTTCGCATGGCTGAAGAAGTCCACCCTGAAAAACAGGCTCTACTTTCGCTACAACTTTCTCGAAAAGATGGTTTACCTCCTGCTCGGTGCTTCTGTGGTCACGGATCTGCACGCGGCCTGTGTTGGTAAAGAAGGAAAAGGCATTTTGCTGTGCGGTGACTCTGGCGCGGGCAAGTCCACTTTGGCGTATGCCTGCGCACGTGCTGGGTGGACTTATACCTCGGACGACACAAGTTATCTCATCAATCAGTCCGAAGCTCCTCGTGTCATTGGACACGCACATCGTGTGCGCTTTCGTCCGGCTGCGAGGGAATTATTTCCGGAGTTGGCAGCGCATGCGGTGACACCGCGCATGGAAGGAAAACCCTCCATTGAGGTTCCTGTCTCTGAACTACCTGTTCTCAGGAGTGCCAGCGAAGCCAAAGTATATGCAATCGTCTATCTTAACCGTTACCCCTCCGCAACCGGGAGCCTGATGTCACTACCCAAAGGCACGGCCATACAGCGCATGTGTAACGAGCTCTTTTCTGCTGGTGATATTCGTGCGCAGCACGAGGCTATCCTTCAGCAAGCGTTCGCCGACGTCCCCACATACGAGATCGAATACTCTGACTCAGAACAGGCAATTCACCAGCTCGACCTTCTGATCACTCGGACCTAA